The genomic interval TGGGCTGAGAGAGGGAGGGCCCTTCCCTACTGAGCAGGACAGTGGCCATTGTGTGTTATGAAACCCAAACCCCGGCCCCCTCCGGATGGATGTGGGGTCGGCGGAggagaggggctgcaggaggatggcctccctgcccccatcaccCCAGGGATCCAGCACGTGCTCGCAGCCCAGCCGCATCTGGATTCCAGCTGGTAGCTCCAGCACGGAGGGGGAGCAGTGGCCGCAGGGATGGCCATCAAAGGCGGGGAGGAGGCTGGTGGGCGAGGAGACACAAGCCAGGGCTGCCTCCAGCCCCACGCACCACTGGCCAAGGGTGCGGCGAGTGTGGCATTGTCCCTAACACCCGGGCCAGTCCTTAGCCGCTCTGCAGGGTCAGGGGAAACCGAAACCTCAGCCCCAAGCCCCTCCACTGCCCCTTGGGGGAAACGGAGAGGTGGTGGCTCTCCTACAGACGCAGTAAGTAGCAGAGGCATGCGTGGAACTTGCCCCtgtggccacaagcccagggcTGATGGGGCACAAGCTCCGGCCCCTGTTCCCATGGGCCATCCATCCCGCCCTCCGTTTCCCACACCAATCTGCCCATTCAGCCCCTGGCCCCAGAACGTTGCCCCACCCCCATGCAACAGCCCAGGGAAATGCTCCCCACCTGCCAGCTGATTCACTCCTCCACCGCTACCGCCCCAAGAAAACCAGTGACGCTCAGGCCAGAATAAAGGTTTATTGTGCTAGTTTGTTATATCCTAGCACCTGGAGAGTTGTGcagaggttggggggaggggggacggaGGGATGGGGAAGAGGAACCCCCCCGCCCAGAGCCTCCCCAAATCAGGACGGAGCTCAGGCTCCCTTGTCGAAAACTAAAGAATGCTATGGGCACAGGctgccaggtgtgtgtgtgtgtgtgtgtgtgtgtgtgtgtgtgtgtgtgtgtgtgtgtgtgtgtgtgtgtgtgtgtgtgtgtgtgtgtgtgtgtgtgtgtgtgtgtgtgtgtgtgtgtgtgtgtgtgtgtgtgtgtgtgtgtgtgtgtgtgtgtgtgtgtgtgaagggcagGGGGTCAGGGTTCCCCTGCTCCAGCCTGTTGGAAACCCTCCCTGATACCCTCAGATTCCCCCAGAGTGGGGTCCCCTCACAcacagccctgccccccaccacttCTAGGTTGCTCTGGGGCCCTGGCAAGAAAGTTCAATTAATTTGCCCCATGCCCACAGCAGTAGCAGGATGAGAGGCAGCCCCTGAGAGGCCGAGCCTCCACCTCCACAGCCTTCACCCCGGACCAAACAGGAACTGGGGAGGGGGCGCCCTGGAGCACACCTGGAGCTGTAACTTCCAGAGTGTTCTCTTCAGGATTTTACTCTGTagctgtaaaacaaaaacaaaagtactcCGCGGCCAAAAGCTTTTTGGGAAAGGCTAAGCGAAATCAGATTCCATGGGCACCTTTACTGCGGGACTTGTCAGAGCCTTGGGGGGCTCCAAGGGGGGTACGCAGAGCAGAGAAGCAATGTTTCCTCAATTCATTCACTGGACCTCAAAATCTTTCTTCCAGGGAACCCAGTTTGGGAAATGCTCACTTAGGAACCTGTCGTGATCGGTGCAGGACCCCTCACGGAAGCCTCCTGACTGATCTTCTGCGGCACCTCTCCCTGCTTCAACCCCAGGCACCTCTGCATCTCCCATCTGTTCAACCTCTTCCAAACCTCCTAGTTATCCTGTTTCTCTTTCCTACCTCGATGGAAAGCGGCGACGTTTGCATTGTCACAAGGGACCTGAGACATATGTTTCCCAGCGGACGTGGCTGTGACAGGGACACATCCTCAGCTCCATCTCCCCAGAGGAGCTGTACTTTGGGATGTAGGCCTTGGGGCTGCGGGGACAAATGTTCTCGAAGTGGATGAGATTCCTGAGGGTGGAACAGAGACCAGCATCTCTGCCTGTTATAGTAGGATCAGACGTGCCGGGATTTGCCGCGGGGAGTGGCCGAGTAGGGGGTGTCAGAGCACGGTAAGGGCCGAGGACCTTTCTGTGCCCAAGGAGGTGACCACCAGGGGTCCGACAATCAGGGTCGGCAGCCCTAGAGGCCTGTTAGATGCTGGGGGGGACACTGCCGCAAGCACAGGGGTTTTCGAGGGAACCAGCTGAGCCCGCAGCTCCGAGGGCTAATGAGGGAGCTGCTTCTGGCTCCCCTTGACCTTCAGCAGCTGCCACAGCCCCATCCGCCTGCGCCGAGCAGGGCTCCTCTGGCGGCGCCTCTGGTTTCTCTGCCGGGACCCCGTGTCCCTGGGCTTCCTGGTCCGCCTCCCGGctgcccttctcctcttcctccgaCTTGCCCTCCATCATCCTGGCTCCGTCTCCCATGCCCAGGGCGGCCCTGGCGGGAGACTTGAGGTTCTGGGTGGCGGCGAGGATGTCAGCCTGGAGCTGCTGGGAGGAATCGCGGGCCTCGTCGGGCCGGCCGTCAGGGGCACGGTCGGGGACCTCGCTGAAGGCCCGGGGGCCCCCGGCCCGGTCACTCTGGTCCACGTACTTCTTCTTAGGGAAAGATGAGGGGTAGTAGGCAGAGGCTTTGTGTTTCTGGCGGGTGATAAGAGCGGCACAGATGGTGAACAGCAGTAGGAACACCAGGGAGCCCACCACGGCGATGAGCATCACGTACTGGCGGAAGAAATCCACGATGCCGTCCAGGAAGTTGGTGGGGGGCTTGGGGCCCGCCAGGGGCGTGAGCTGGGGCCCCACCGAGGTGAGGCTGAGGGCTGGGGTCCGGGGCGGCGGGAGGCTCGGGGAGGAGGCCGACGCGCCCTCGGCCTCCCCGCTGCCCGCCGTGTCCTCCAGGAAGGTGGCCCGCAGGGACACGGAATAGGACGCCGTGGGCAGGACCCGCAGGAGGAGCAGCAGAGACGCCGTGAGGCTGGGGGCCGCCGCGGAAACCATGCTGCCTGGAGCCTGTGGGGAAGCGAGGCAGAAGAGACGTCAGGGCGGGGCCCCAGCCTCAGGGGACCCCAAGGAGGCGCAGCAGACACAGAACCTATTCCAGCAAGTCGCTTTCCTTCCCCGGGCCTGAGCCTCCCCACCATACAATGGACCCCATCCCGGGGTTTACACTGGTCCCCCCGACTTCCCTCTGAGCTTCTGGAGGGCAAGGGCTAAATCTTGTTTATCTCGGCACCCTCAGGGTTTTGCATCATACCTGGTatacagcaagtgctcaataaacgcaCATTGATGGAGTTGGCTGAATGAATAAGAACTTACCCTTTCATTGCTTGCCAGGTGCCAGacactattttacatttcttacaTGGAATTTCTCATTGATTCCTGAGAACTGCCCAATAGGGCAGGTACTACATTctccccattttccaggtgaggaaactgaggctcagagggattaAGTGACTTGCTGAGGAAGAGCTGGGGTTTGGATGCAGGCATGGAGGGAGAGAGGACGGTAGGGCTCAGTGAGTAACTGAGAGAGCTgccccctcctctgggaagccatCCTCGGTGCTCCCAGCTCCTCTGCGGTCCCGTCTCTGGAAGATTCATAGGTTTTGAAGCATCCCGATTCTGAGCTCAGCAGAGGCCTGTGTGAGCATGTGCCCCATGGCTAACCCCCACCTCGAGGCTCAAAGCAGGGCCTGGAGGCCCAGAGGGAACCCTCGTGCCTGGAACAAAGCTGGAGCCTAAGTCCTGTGGCCGCCACCAAATGGGATCCAGATGAACCCCgcacctccctccccccgctGGAAAGCTCCCGACGTGAAGCCCCCAGACCCTCCCGGCCCAGACAGCCCGGCTGACTAATAAATTCCTTATGGCCCAGCTTTACGCAGCAGTCGGCTTCTAACGCAGTACATCTCCCAGCCAGTGTGAGTGAGCCCGGCCGCTCAGACAAACCCAGGAACCCCTTCCTGCGCACCCCAGGCTGCCCCTTGAGAGCCTCTGCCCCACCCAGCAGAGGGCACAGGACTCTGGGTGGGGCTACAGGTGCCAAGACGGAAAGGCCTCACGATGCCCTGACTGAGGTGCCCTCTCCAGGGGATGGAAACGGggagacagaggcccagagaaggcaaGGGGCAGGCCCCAGGCCACACAGTGAGTTCCCGGGCTGGAGCAGGAAGTCAGGTGCCCAACGTCTTGGCGGCAGGTCCCCTCGAGCGCCCAGGCCTCAGGCCCAGCTCCATAAAGTGGGTGACAGTACCGACTCACGCTGACTTGCGGACTCAGAAGATGATGTAGGAATGACATGGGGCCACTGAGTGGCTTGTTCCAAGGGACCCGGGGCCACCTGATGGGACACGAATTTGGACAAACTGGCTCAGATGGCAAAACACAAAAGATAATTCCCAGGACATCAAATGAGGCAACACTCACCCAGGGTTCATTTTAAATGAGTTGGTCACTGTGTACTTTTATCACAGGTTACTCATCTGAGCCCCTTTTGTGGGTGCAATTCCAAAGAAGCCCTGGGCACTAACATggtctccatttttcagatggggaaacagaggttcagagacagacagtgacctgcccaagggcacacagatgctaagtgtcagagctgggatttgaaccttcTTCTTTGTGACTCtgagaattcacacacacacacacaccctgcacaCTCTCTCTCGTGTGCCTCAGGCTGGCCCAGGAATGGGCTCACATCACTGGCTGACATCACTTGTCAGCTGGAACCAGGATCTGAGGTGTTCCACAAAGTTTAGGAGCCTTCCTGGGCCCTCCACTCTCTGACACTTGTTAGCAAAGGTTCCTTACAAAGAGCTTTGATCTTTGGGGTTTTTCTCTCTTGCCTTCCCCCGCCTTGTGTCAAGCCCGGGAGAGACCTTTCATGGTGGCAGCTGAAACTTCTCACCATAGACGGCAACTCTGACCAGTGGGGCCTGAAGACCAGGGGCCTTTCCTCGAGGGACGGCTGTGAAGTTTCTGTACTGAAGGTCTGCAGGCAGCAGAGTGATAAGGCCGGTTAGGCCAGGATTAGAATCCCAGCTCCATCTGGGCCTAGCTTGCTGCCCGGGCCCTCTGGGCCTCACTTGCCCCATTTGTAGACTGGGGGCAGCGTAAGGAGGtaagcacagggcctggctcacTGAGCTGTTAGGACCGGATGAGATCACATTCAGAAAGCGCCTGGCGCAGAGCAGCTGCTCCCCGAGGGAAGGTGAAATTCAGAAGCAGTCGAATTTCTACCCCAGCAGAGATGCAGGATCAGCCAATTTTCCCACCCCAGGTTGAAAAATGATGATTATTCTCACCTgatgtgtaaatgtgctcgttgTCTCCCCCCATTCTCCAGGAAAGAGCAACTTTCTTACCTCGTTGAGTGAAATCTCGTTGAGCGGCCAGTGAGAAATCCAggaccagacacacacacacacacacacacacacacacacacgaatgtgcggcacacacacacgaatgtgaggcagtgagtcagacagagaaaagtcCTCCTTTCCCCTGGATCcttggggcaggggcagaggatAAGGAAAGAGGCCACAGAAACTACCTCTGGATCTTAAAGGCTGAGACCCCGACTCTCAGAGTCCCTCACACCCACCACAACCCTCCCCACAGGGCTCCGGGGGAAAGGTGCCGGCAAAGTGCGGGAGCCGGCCGGGCCTCACAGGAGATGGCTGTGTGACCCTGCTTGACGAGCCCCCTGacccttctgggcctcagtcttctaTCTGTAGAATGGGCACCCTGGCCTGGGCTGCTCTGAAATGATCGTTCTGCCCATCAgctgcccccacctcctccctgcgtCCTCATTTTTTCCAGGATGTGGAAACTCACAGGCCATTAAGAGGTGGGGTCAGGCCATCCCCTCTTGTTTAACCCAAGAGGAAACCCAGGCCCCACACTCGGAAAGGCCTGCCCAGGGTCGCACAGCCAGTCAGGGCAGAGCCTGACTGGAGAGGCGGCTCCGAATACCTGGGAGGAGgtcacttcccagctgtgtgtcTTGAGACCAGGCAgatcacctctctgagcctcggtgtcCACATCTGTGCAATGGGGATAAGGCCACCTTCCTGGACTATTGTTAGGACGAGAAACAGAGGTGGCTGGCACAGTGTGGATGGCAAGTAGTGGCACCACGTGACTATCCGGGACTCCTAGCTGGGAGCAGGGACTCTCTTCAGAGCCCAGCTCACTCACCATAGAGTTTATCGTTTTCAAATGTGATAGCCCCACTTGAGGTCAGGAATAGGCAGATGAGGCAAATCCATCCCTAAGGCCAAGTCCCCCAGCACCTGAGACTGATGGGCCAGAGtggctgccccacccccattcaGAGACTGGTGgccagagggggaggggtggcccaCATAAACCTGGCTTCAATTAGTGGCCTTGTGGGGAGGGGTTCTGGCTGCAGCTCTGCACCCCCTGCTCTGGGGCAGCCGAGGACAGGGACCTGGGCCCCTTGGatgggaggcctggggagggacgGGCGTCCTGAAGGCTCAAAATCGACACACACACGCGCAGAGCGGCGGCAGCACGGGCGCACAATACACAGACACAGCACAGGCACAAAGACACAGACGCATAACATCTCGACACCCCAGATTGGCCACCAGCACAGATACACAGAGGACACACGTGGACACACAACGGGCTGGTTCTCTGACATGTGCACATATGCACCCCCTGACCTCCCCCCGTGTATCCCCACGGACGGGACCACCCCCATCCATACCACCCTCCCGCAGACCCTGGGAGCACCTACCCTGGTGCCCACTCTCCAAGAACAACACATCCCCTACAGCAAGACCCCAACTGCCCACACACAACTGCACACACGCA from Globicephala melas chromosome 13, mGloMel1.2, whole genome shotgun sequence carries:
- the TMEM119 gene encoding transmembrane protein 119 isoform X2: MVSELGSEESPCSQLGVPDSHVVPLLAIHTVPATSVSRPNNSPGRWPYPHCTDVDTEAQRGDLPGLKTHSWEVTSSQAPGSMVSAAAPSLTASLLLLLRVLPTASYSVSLRATFLEDTAGSGEAEGASASSPSLPPPRTPALSLTSVGPQLTPLAGPKPPTNFLDGIVDFFRQYVMLIAVVGSLVFLLLFTICAALITRQKHKASAYYPSSFPKKKYVDQSDRAGGPRAFSEVPDRAPDGRPDEARDSSQQLQADILAATQNLKSPARAALGMGDGARMMEGKSEEEEKGSREADQEAQGHGVPAEKPEAPPEEPCSAQADGAVAAAEGQGEPEAAPSLALGAAGSAGSLENPCACGSVPPSI
- the TMEM119 gene encoding transmembrane protein 119 isoform X1; its protein translation is MVSAAAPSLTASLLLLLRVLPTASYSVSLRATFLEDTAGSGEAEGASASSPSLPPPRTPALSLTSVGPQLTPLAGPKPPTNFLDGIVDFFRQYVMLIAVVGSLVFLLLFTICAALITRQKHKASAYYPSSFPKKKYVDQSDRAGGPRAFSEVPDRAPDGRPDEARDSSQQLQADILAATQNLKSPARAALGMGDGARMMEGKSEEEEKGSREADQEAQGHGVPAEKPEAPPEEPCSAQADGAVAAAEGQGEPEAAPSLALGAAGSAGSLENPCACGSVPPSI